A genomic window from Tolypothrix sp. PCC 7910 includes:
- a CDS encoding cysteine desulfurase-like protein yields the protein MHHFDLKWIRGQFPALTQTINGKPVIFCDGPGGTQVPGAVLDAISDYLVRSNANAHGAFATSARTDALLTAARAATADFLGCHSDEVVFGANMTTLTFSVSRAIGRELQAGDEIIVTQLDHYANVSPWYALEEKGVVVREVGFNVEDCTLDMGELERLINERTKLVAIGFASNGVGTINDVAKVVRLAHGVGALVFVDAVHYAPHAPLNVHALDCDFLACSAYKFFGPHVGVLYGKREHLARFTPYKVKPAPDDVPSRWETGTLNYEGLAGLVAAINYLTKLGCHVSPAVDNELISALIEADKEGLETFHCPSFLTSSDSTTPAITSAYHSRRAALVAAMSSIQQYERELSHKLIPGLLAIPGLKLYGITDPQRFNGRTPTVGFRLAGQTPATVAKALGDRGIFSWHGHFYAIALIEKLGIEPTSGLVRIGLTHYNTAEEIEQLLQALQEIAI from the coding sequence TCAGTGATTATTTAGTAAGGTCAAATGCAAATGCTCATGGGGCTTTTGCGACTAGCGCGCGCACAGATGCACTGTTGACGGCGGCGCGTGCGGCTACGGCTGATTTCCTGGGATGTCATAGTGATGAGGTGGTATTCGGTGCTAATATGACTACCCTTACCTTTAGCGTTAGTCGCGCTATTGGTCGAGAATTACAAGCAGGCGACGAAATTATTGTCACACAGCTTGACCATTACGCCAATGTTTCTCCTTGGTATGCGTTGGAGGAAAAAGGCGTGGTTGTCCGTGAGGTGGGTTTCAATGTAGAAGACTGCACCTTAGATATGGGTGAATTAGAAAGGCTAATTAATGAACGTACAAAGTTAGTTGCAATTGGCTTTGCATCTAATGGAGTCGGGACAATCAACGATGTTGCTAAAGTTGTGCGTTTGGCTCATGGTGTGGGTGCATTAGTGTTTGTTGATGCTGTTCACTACGCGCCCCATGCGCCTCTCAATGTTCATGCACTAGATTGTGACTTTCTCGCCTGTTCCGCGTACAAATTCTTTGGCCCCCACGTAGGGGTTTTGTATGGTAAACGCGAGCATCTTGCTCGATTCACACCATATAAAGTCAAACCCGCCCCTGATGATGTTCCCTCGCGTTGGGAAACTGGAACTTTAAATTATGAAGGCTTGGCTGGGTTAGTAGCTGCAATAAATTACTTGACAAAATTAGGTTGTCATGTTTCACCTGCCGTTGATAACGAGTTGATTTCTGCCTTAATTGAAGCAGATAAGGAAGGTCTAGAAACATTCCACTGTCCCAGCTTCCTCACTTCCTCAGATTCAACAACACCTGCAATTACATCTGCTTATCACAGCAGACGGGCGGCTTTAGTAGCAGCAATGTCCAGCATTCAACAATACGAAAGGGAATTGAGTCACAAACTGATTCCGGGATTGTTAGCGATTCCGGGCTTAAAGTTATATGGTATTACCGATCCACAGCGCTTTAATGGGCGAACCCCAACAGTAGGATTTCGCCTAGCTGGACAAACCCCTGCAACTGTTGCCAAAGCATTAGGCGATCGCGGAATATTTTCTTGGCATGGTCATTTTTATGCGATCGCACTCATCGAAAAACTCGGCATAGAACCTACCAGCGGCTTAGTGCGAATTGGGCTAACACACTACAACACAGCCGAGGAAATTGAGCAACTATTGCAAGCCTTACAAGAAATCGCCATTTAG
- a CDS encoding response regulator transcription factor, producing MKIDESAKIRLLIVDDQSLIRQGLKAMLEQERDLQVVGDAENGKIALEMVAQLQPDVVLMDLRMPEMDGRTATKQIVENFPHIKVLVLSTFDDDTSLAGAMRAGAKGYLLKDMPSSELANAIRFGHYGYTQFGPGLFDKLLAKETSAAGSSENSSPAKLSELTAREQEVLNLIGVGATNREIAQKLYITEGTVKTHVTSILNRLNLKNRSQLAIYANSVNHKSVEGVMGNG from the coding sequence ATGAAAATTGATGAATCTGCTAAAATTCGCCTGTTAATTGTTGACGACCAAAGCCTGATTCGTCAAGGATTAAAAGCAATGCTAGAACAAGAACGTGATTTACAGGTAGTTGGGGATGCTGAGAATGGCAAAATTGCTCTAGAAATGGTTGCACAACTCCAGCCAGACGTGGTGTTAATGGATCTACGGATGCCAGAAATGGACGGACGAACTGCAACAAAACAAATTGTGGAGAATTTTCCCCATATCAAAGTTCTGGTTTTAAGCACTTTTGATGATGATACTTCTCTTGCAGGGGCTATGCGCGCAGGTGCAAAAGGATATTTGCTCAAAGATATGCCTTCGAGTGAGTTGGCAAATGCAATTCGCTTTGGGCATTATGGCTATACTCAATTTGGCCCAGGGTTATTTGATAAACTTTTAGCGAAGGAAACATCTGCGGCTGGAAGTAGCGAAAATTCCTCACCAGCAAAGTTATCAGAACTCACAGCACGAGAACAAGAAGTTTTAAATTTAATTGGCGTAGGCGCAACAAATCGCGAAATTGCTCAGAAGCTATATATTACCGAAGGCACGGTTAAAACTCATGTGACGAGTATTCTCAACCGTCTCAATCTCAAGAATCGGTCACAACTTGCGATTTATGCAAATAGTGTAAATCACAAATCTGTTGAGGGGGTAATGGGTAATGGATAA
- a CDS encoding Crp/Fnr family transcriptional regulator produces MQASLEQLSQITVFAGLTTADKISLQPQTQLQNYSKGEMILHEGDRLPAKLYAVVSGSIQVSKTATTGKETILRTLAVGEIFAAPALLGNGISPATVTAESECEILTVERDALLKAIQQNPEIALQMLMVFNNRIQQLHETVHGLVSERAIVRLARLIQYYAAESGTERTTEGETLKVKLSYYRMARSVGISYEECVRLIKSLNSMITYSRGGKITILDTHQLDAIALGGME; encoded by the coding sequence ATGCAGGCATCATTGGAACAACTTTCTCAAATTACTGTGTTTGCAGGGTTAACAACCGCAGACAAAATTAGTTTGCAACCCCAAACCCAACTGCAAAATTATAGTAAGGGAGAGATGATTCTCCATGAAGGCGATCGCTTACCTGCGAAATTATATGCTGTTGTTAGTGGTTCAATTCAAGTTAGCAAAACAGCAACCACAGGTAAAGAAACGATTCTGCGGACATTAGCTGTAGGAGAGATTTTTGCTGCGCCTGCTTTATTAGGAAATGGAATTTCCCCCGCGACTGTAACGGCTGAATCTGAATGTGAAATTCTCACTGTAGAGCGAGATGCTTTATTAAAAGCCATACAACAAAATCCTGAAATTGCCCTACAGATGTTGATGGTTTTTAACAATCGGATTCAGCAATTACATGAAACAGTACATGGATTAGTTTCTGAGCGAGCTATTGTCAGACTTGCCAGATTAATTCAATATTATGCCGCCGAATCTGGAACTGAGAGAACAACAGAAGGCGAAACTTTAAAAGTTAAGTTATCTTACTATCGCATGGCTCGTAGTGTTGGTATTTCTTACGAAGAATGCGTGCGTTTAATTAAAAGCCTCAACTCGATGATTACCTACAGTCGAGGTGGCAAAATTACAATTCTTGATACTCATCAACTAGATGCGATCGCTCTTGGTGGCATGGAGTAA
- a CDS encoding amidase has product MNKTDLAFTPALELAQLIRRRELSPLELVNVYLERIERLNPQLGSYFTVTADLAIADAQAKTEILANNSELPLFFGVPISIKDLNPVAGVPCTYGNPALINNIPSYDDGIVTRIKQAGFIILGKTATSEVGSFPYSEPAVFPPARNPWNLEYTPGGSSGGAAASVAAGLSAIAQGSDGGGSIRGPAACCGLVGIKPSRGRVSNAPVGDRLSGIATNGPIARTVADAAALLDTISGYVVGDPYWLPDPETSFLSATEKPPQELQIAYTTIIPPLGEADSNCEQGVLQTVKLLTQLGHTVIEKSPDFSGLIEPFPIIWQAGVGASGIPAEALQPMNRWLLARSGSAGEYLQAVSQMQIAARQIVGFFHNVDVLVLPVYLHSPIRVGEWADLSPEDTLKEIINWIAPCPAANATGQPAIALPVGFDSNGLPISVQLVGKPGAEATLISLAAQLEAANPWIQHRPALAI; this is encoded by the coding sequence ATGAATAAAACTGATTTAGCTTTTACCCCAGCACTGGAGTTGGCGCAATTAATCCGTCGCCGGGAACTGTCGCCTCTAGAGTTGGTAAATGTATATCTAGAAAGGATTGAGCGCTTAAATCCCCAATTAGGTAGCTATTTTACGGTGACCGCAGATTTAGCGATCGCAGATGCTCAAGCTAAAACAGAAATACTGGCAAATAATTCCGAGTTACCACTATTTTTTGGGGTGCCAATTTCGATTAAAGATTTGAACCCGGTAGCTGGTGTGCCTTGTACTTACGGCAATCCGGCTTTAATTAATAATATCCCTAGCTATGATGATGGGATTGTCACCCGCATCAAACAAGCCGGATTTATTATCCTAGGTAAAACTGCTACTTCCGAAGTTGGTTCTTTTCCTTACAGCGAACCTGCGGTATTTCCCCCCGCTAGAAATCCCTGGAATTTGGAATATACACCAGGCGGTTCTAGTGGTGGCGCAGCCGCATCCGTAGCCGCAGGTTTGAGTGCGATCGCTCAAGGTTCTGATGGCGGTGGCTCAATTCGTGGGCCTGCAGCTTGTTGTGGTTTGGTAGGCATTAAACCATCACGAGGCAGGGTAAGTAATGCACCTGTAGGCGATCGCCTTTCGGGAATTGCCACCAATGGGCCCATTGCTCGGACTGTGGCTGATGCAGCCGCACTTTTAGATACTATATCTGGTTACGTAGTAGGCGATCCTTATTGGTTACCCGATCCGGAAACTTCCTTCCTCTCTGCTACCGAGAAACCACCCCAAGAATTGCAAATTGCCTATACAACGATTATTCCTCCCTTGGGTGAAGCAGATAGTAACTGTGAACAAGGAGTTTTGCAAACTGTTAAGTTACTAACGCAACTAGGACACACAGTTATAGAAAAATCGCCAGATTTTAGCGGATTAATTGAACCATTTCCTATCATCTGGCAAGCTGGGGTAGGTGCTTCGGGAATTCCCGCAGAAGCTTTGCAACCAATGAACCGTTGGCTATTGGCGCGTTCTGGTTCCGCGGGTGAATATCTGCAAGCAGTATCACAAATGCAAATCGCCGCCAGACAAATTGTCGGGTTTTTCCATAATGTTGATGTGCTGGTATTGCCAGTTTATTTGCATTCCCCAATTCGCGTAGGCGAATGGGCTGACTTAAGTCCAGAAGACACACTCAAAGAGATTATTAACTGGATTGCTCCCTGTCCCGCAGCCAATGCAACCGGACAACCTGCGATCGCACTTCCGGTAGGATTTGATAGTAACGGTTTACCCATTAGCGTACAGTTAGTAGGCAAACCCGGCGCAGAAGCAACACTCATCAGTCTCGCCGCACAATTAGAGGCTGCAAATCCTTGGATTCAGCATCGTCCAGCCTTGGCGATCTGA
- the pgeF gene encoding peptidoglycan editing factor PgeF yields MHTWHWRNWEGMPYLTCSILEPWQHGFFTQPFWPRSPQELTQVLQPDASVYRLKQVHGNTILTPQEIDHKLSNGGDDVDGDSALASADGLVSEQPLQAVWVASADCTPVLIGDVKTGQVAAIHAGWRGTAKKIVPQAIARLKAQGSKLENLRIAMGPAIAGEVYQVSIEVAAEIGSSIVTHEDEQKIVDALHELPNSPLIPDPDPGKVRVDVRRVNTLQIESLGISGEQIAIAPYCTYQTPEHFFSYRREQQKKVQWSGIVSVKN; encoded by the coding sequence ATGCACACTTGGCACTGGCGCAATTGGGAAGGAATGCCTTACCTGACTTGTAGTATCCTAGAACCTTGGCAACACGGCTTCTTTACCCAGCCGTTTTGGCCACGTTCACCACAAGAATTAACACAGGTACTGCAACCTGACGCATCAGTTTATCGCTTAAAACAGGTTCATGGCAATACCATTCTCACCCCGCAAGAAATTGATCATAAGTTAAGCAATGGCGGAGATGATGTGGATGGTGATTCAGCTTTAGCATCAGCCGATGGTTTAGTCAGCGAACAGCCTTTACAAGCGGTGTGGGTAGCCAGCGCTGATTGTACCCCTGTGTTGATTGGTGATGTCAAAACTGGACAAGTCGCAGCCATTCATGCAGGCTGGCGGGGTACAGCGAAAAAAATTGTCCCCCAAGCGATCGCGCGATTAAAAGCACAAGGTAGCAAGCTGGAAAATTTGCGAATTGCAATGGGCCCTGCGATCGCAGGTGAAGTTTACCAAGTCTCAATTGAAGTAGCCGCAGAAATTGGATCTAGCATCGTCACCCATGAAGACGAACAAAAAATAGTTGATGCTTTACATGAACTACCCAATTCCCCATTGATTCCCGATCCCGATCCAGGGAAAGTGCGGGTAGATGTGCGGCGAGTTAACACTTTACAGATAGAAAGCTTAGGAATTAGCGGCGAACAAATTGCGATCGCGCCTTATTGCACTTACCAAACCCCTGAACACTTCTTCTCCTATCGCCGAGAACAGCAGAAAAAAGTGCAGTGGTCTGGGATTGTCAGCGTTAAAAATTAA